Proteins encoded by one window of Cyanobium sp. NS01:
- a CDS encoding HypC/HybG/HupF family hydrogenase formation chaperone → MCLATAGLILAISDAADPLWRRADVDFGGVRQQVSLACLPQALVGDRVLVHVGVALALVDDDTESPLAELEP, encoded by the coding sequence ATGTGCCTGGCCACAGCAGGATTGATCCTGGCGATCAGCGACGCCGCCGATCCCCTCTGGCGCCGGGCCGATGTGGATTTCGGCGGCGTGCGCCAGCAGGTGAGCCTGGCCTGTCTGCCCCAGGCGCTGGTGGGCGATCGGGTGCTGGTGCACGTGGGCGTGGCCCTGGCGCTGGTGGATGACGACACCGAATCCCCCCTGGCGGAGCTGGAGCCATGA
- a CDS encoding mechanosensitive ion channel family protein: MRRWFSLKQTGQTWRWLSGLMVAVLLAIGPMQALCLAQPALQTLASQQLTAQAKQDSAKPDTKSAATNPADDAGAWVMLDGRRVIEIKSAAGAQNPKDVARRITGHLERLVRNPGFRADRIVVRDQDPYATVGLLASDGKFLPGLAVDDRAAKQAGLSRQALAERYRDQIRTAVRNYRARNSKRSWIVGTLLAVLVLAVYVLWVRWQQRLHKRLLRWLSRRTVALAPKLKLGEQTLVTPAQTIVTTRLLLNTAHWGALLLISWLLIPLLLGFFPPTQAMAAGLRGQLLTWFMQVVEAVLSLVPNLLWIGFIGVCTALMVRLSNFLFSALRRGRLKISWFYREWAIPTCRIANTFIVLAGLLFAFPYIPGSDSRAFQGAGLLFGVLAALGSSAVATNVISGLMLIYTRAFLEGDRVEINGVIGLVQERALLVTRIRTPRNELVSIPNAAVITSSVVNYSFSRREIRKPVAVCTTVTIGYDVPWRQVHELMISAAKSVEGISREEEPFVLQTSLNDFNISYELTASIRDSKKYRETLSQLLGAIQDQFADAKIEILSPGYQAMRNGNPSTLPPPLTPQDNATT, from the coding sequence ATGCGGCGTTGGTTCAGCCTGAAACAGACGGGGCAGACCTGGCGCTGGCTGAGCGGCTTGATGGTGGCCGTGCTCCTGGCGATCGGGCCGATGCAGGCGCTGTGCCTGGCACAGCCGGCCCTGCAGACCCTGGCCAGTCAACAGCTCACTGCCCAGGCGAAGCAGGACAGCGCCAAGCCAGACACCAAGAGCGCCGCCACGAACCCGGCAGACGATGCGGGGGCCTGGGTGATGCTGGATGGCCGCCGGGTGATCGAGATCAAGAGTGCCGCCGGCGCTCAGAACCCCAAGGACGTGGCCCGACGCATCACCGGGCATCTCGAGCGCCTGGTGCGAAACCCTGGTTTCCGGGCCGATCGGATCGTGGTGCGGGATCAGGATCCCTACGCCACGGTGGGGCTGCTCGCCTCAGACGGCAAGTTCCTGCCTGGCCTGGCCGTGGACGACCGGGCCGCCAAGCAGGCGGGCCTCAGCCGGCAGGCGCTGGCCGAGCGCTACCGCGATCAGATCCGCACCGCCGTGCGCAACTACCGCGCCCGCAACAGCAAGCGCTCCTGGATCGTCGGCACCCTGCTGGCGGTGTTGGTGCTGGCGGTGTACGTGCTGTGGGTGCGTTGGCAGCAGCGGCTGCACAAGCGGCTGCTGCGCTGGCTGAGTCGTCGCACCGTGGCGTTGGCGCCCAAGTTGAAGCTCGGGGAGCAGACCCTTGTCACCCCGGCACAGACGATCGTGACTACGCGGTTGCTGCTCAACACGGCGCACTGGGGGGCCCTGCTGCTGATCAGCTGGCTGCTGATTCCCCTGCTGCTCGGTTTCTTCCCACCCACCCAGGCCATGGCCGCGGGCCTGCGGGGCCAGTTGCTGACCTGGTTCATGCAGGTGGTGGAGGCTGTGCTCAGCCTGGTGCCCAACCTTCTCTGGATCGGGTTCATCGGGGTATGCACTGCGCTGATGGTGCGACTCAGCAACTTCCTGTTCTCAGCCCTGCGGCGCGGCCGGCTGAAGATCTCCTGGTTCTACCGCGAGTGGGCGATTCCCACCTGCCGGATCGCCAACACCTTCATCGTGCTGGCGGGCCTGTTGTTCGCCTTCCCCTACATCCCAGGCTCCGACAGCCGGGCCTTCCAGGGAGCAGGCCTGCTGTTCGGTGTGCTGGCCGCCCTCGGCTCCAGCGCCGTAGCCACCAATGTGATCAGCGGCCTGATGCTGATCTACACCCGGGCCTTCCTGGAGGGCGATCGGGTGGAGATCAACGGCGTGATCGGACTGGTGCAGGAGCGGGCCCTGCTGGTGACCCGCATCCGCACCCCTCGCAATGAACTGGTGAGCATCCCCAATGCGGCGGTGATCACCTCATCGGTGGTGAACTACAGCTTCTCGAGGCGCGAGATCCGCAAGCCGGTGGCCGTCTGCACCACGGTGACCATCGGCTACGACGTGCCCTGGCGCCAGGTGCATGAGCTGATGATCAGTGCTGCGAAAAGTGTGGAAGGCATCAGCCGGGAAGAAGAACCGTTTGTACTGCAGACCAGCCTCAACGACTTCAACATCAGCTACGAACTCACCGCCAGCATCCGTGATTCCAAGAAATACCGTGAAACCCTCTCTCAGCTGCTCGGTGCGATTCAGGATCAGTTCGCCGACGCCAAGATCGAAATCCTCTCGCCTGGCTACCAGGCCATGCGTAACGGCAACCCGAGCACCCTGCCGCCGCCCCTGACCCCTCAGGACAACGCCACCACATAG
- the hypE gene encoding hydrogenase expression/formation protein HypE: MQELIQLAHGGGGTLMQQLIDRDLRPLYADPAQVLHDAASLALPHGRLAFSTDGYVVQPLEFPGGDIGLLAVIGTANDLAMAGARPLHLSVALILEEGLPLALLRRVVASMAAAARLCGLTIVTGDTKVVERGKGDGLFITTSGIGLQSLGGAQPAAPDGPALVPSAIQPSAIRPGDQLLVSGDLGRHGVAILAARHGLQLDPPVLSDCAPLWPQVERMLAAGLRLHCLRDLTRGGLASALQELAEAAGVELAIEESRLPVIEPVARTCALLGFEPLHLANEGRFVAVVPPEHSAQALALLEPDGGAWIGAVRPAAGRPQVVLTTALGTQRLLLPLSGELLPRIC; encoded by the coding sequence ATGCAGGAGCTGATCCAGCTGGCCCATGGCGGCGGCGGCACCCTGATGCAGCAGCTGATCGACCGGGACCTGCGGCCCCTCTACGCCGATCCCGCCCAGGTGCTCCACGATGCCGCCAGCCTGGCGCTGCCCCATGGCCGGCTCGCCTTCAGCACCGACGGCTACGTGGTGCAGCCCCTGGAGTTCCCCGGAGGCGACATCGGCCTGCTGGCCGTGATCGGCACCGCCAATGACCTGGCCATGGCCGGAGCGCGACCCCTGCACCTGAGTGTGGCCCTGATCCTGGAGGAGGGCCTGCCGCTGGCGCTGCTGCGCCGGGTGGTGGCCTCCATGGCCGCGGCCGCCCGGCTGTGCGGCCTCACCATCGTGACCGGTGACACCAAGGTGGTGGAGCGCGGCAAGGGCGATGGCCTGTTCATCACCACCAGCGGCATCGGCCTGCAGAGCCTGGGCGGAGCGCAGCCGGCAGCGCCCGATGGCCCGGCCCTTGTTCCCAGCGCGATCCAGCCCAGCGCGATCCGGCCCGGCGACCAGCTGCTGGTGAGCGGCGATCTGGGCCGCCATGGCGTGGCGATCCTCGCCGCCCGCCACGGACTGCAGCTGGATCCGCCCGTTCTGTCTGACTGCGCTCCCCTCTGGCCCCAGGTGGAGCGGATGCTCGCCGCCGGCCTGCGGCTCCACTGCCTGCGGGACCTCACCCGCGGCGGCCTGGCCAGTGCCCTGCAGGAGCTGGCCGAGGCGGCGGGGGTGGAGCTGGCGATCGAGGAATCGCGGCTGCCGGTGATCGAGCCCGTGGCCCGCACCTGCGCCCTGCTGGGTTTCGAACCGCTGCATCTGGCCAATGAGGGCCGTTTCGTGGCGGTGGTGCCCCCTGAACACAGCGCCCAGGCCCTCGCCCTGCTGGAGCCCGACGGGGGCGCCTGGATCGGTGCGGTGCGGCCCGCCGCTGGCCGACCCCAGGTGGTGCTGACCACGGCCCTGGGTACGCAGCGGCTGCTGCTGCCCCTCAGTGGGGAGCTGCTGCCGAGGATCTGCTGA
- the nifJ gene encoding pyruvate:ferredoxin (flavodoxin) oxidoreductase: MTVAARPDPGACITVDGNEAVARVAYRLNEVIALYPITPASPMGEWADAWAAEGRPNLWGAVPEVVELQSEAGAAGTVHGALQAGALTTTFTASQGLLLMLPNLYKLGGELTPAVLHVAARSLAAQGLSIFGDHSDVMATRGSGCGILCSSSVQEAADGAVIAARASLLSRLPFLHVFDGFRTSHEIQKVHALNDALLRQMIPEQAIRDHRARALSPAHPVLRGTAQNPDVYFQAREAVNRFYDAAPGHLLEAMQRFAALTGRHYRPYDYAGPADAERVLVLMGSGAETALEASEALQARGERVGVLKLRLFRPFAARWLVEALPASTRAIAVLDRCKEPGAPGEPLYLDVLAAVSEEWRQVHGPQPQPLLLGGRYGLSSKEFTPAMVKAVFDHLQAALAGSGDGARPLNHFSVGIHDDVTRRSLALDQAFVTERPRAQSGQVRAVFYGLGSDGTVGANKAAIKIIGEGTDLHAQGYFVYDSKKAGSVTVSHLRFGPQPIRSTYLIQRPTFVACHQWDFLRRFDLLAGIEPGAVLLLNSPFESAETWIRLPEPVRQQIRQAGLQVHQINAERVARQAGMGPHINTVMQACFFALSGVLPRQEAIARIRASIHHNYGRKGEAVVAMNLAALDASLDHLEPLDWRQHDAQAAAGSSDPQAAPPDPATLPGTGERLAGAPAFVRQVIGPMLERRGDELPVSALPCDGTWPVGTAQWEKRNIATAVPVWESDLCVQCGKCVLVCPHGVIRAKLAAPEAFAAAPEGFRTAPCRDRAFAGQTFTLQVAVEDCTGCSLCVEVCPVRDRSQPKRKAINMVPRRAELPAARGHWDFFLQLPHPPRELLDPHRVAHQQWLEPLFAFSGACAGCGETPYLKLASQLFGDRMLVANATGCSSIYGGNLPTTPWSANAEGRGPAWSNSLFEDNAEFGYGMRVALDQQRAMALELLAQLAPLLPPRLVEATRAHAGGAPADQAGEAAILEQRQRVAELKRCLQQLLGLDGGQEPGGLSGSDRPLAERLLDLADALTKTSVWLVGGDGWAYDIGFGGLDHVLASGRDLNVLVLDTEVYSNTGGQASKATPLGAVAKFAASGKAAAKKDLGLMAMTYGHVYVASVAMGARDEHTIRAFLEAESYPGPSLILAYSHCIAHGIPMARGMDHQKLAVDSGRWLLYRHDPRRAERGENPLQLDSPAPQRSLREAMAAEQRFEVLRYSQPERARELLNQAEAERASRWARYRALAQPWSRQSGPPQP; this comes from the coding sequence ATGACCGTTGCCGCAAGACCAGATCCAGGCGCCTGCATCACGGTGGATGGCAACGAGGCCGTCGCCCGGGTGGCCTACCGGCTCAACGAGGTGATCGCCCTCTACCCGATCACGCCGGCTTCGCCGATGGGGGAATGGGCCGATGCCTGGGCCGCCGAGGGGCGCCCCAACCTCTGGGGAGCGGTGCCGGAGGTGGTGGAGCTGCAGAGCGAGGCGGGGGCGGCCGGCACGGTGCACGGCGCCCTCCAGGCCGGGGCGCTCACCACAACCTTCACGGCCTCCCAGGGGCTGCTGCTGATGCTGCCCAACCTCTACAAGCTGGGCGGCGAGCTCACGCCTGCGGTGCTGCATGTGGCGGCCCGCTCCCTGGCGGCCCAGGGGCTCTCGATCTTCGGCGACCACAGCGACGTGATGGCCACCCGGGGCAGCGGCTGCGGCATCCTCTGCTCGTCCTCGGTGCAGGAGGCCGCCGATGGCGCCGTGATCGCCGCCCGGGCCAGCCTGCTCAGCCGCCTGCCCTTCCTGCACGTCTTCGACGGCTTCCGCACCTCCCACGAGATTCAGAAGGTGCACGCCCTCAACGACGCGCTGCTGCGCCAGATGATCCCGGAGCAGGCGATCCGGGATCACCGCGCCAGGGCCCTGAGTCCGGCCCATCCGGTGCTGCGCGGCACCGCCCAGAACCCGGATGTCTACTTCCAGGCACGGGAAGCGGTGAACCGTTTCTATGACGCCGCGCCGGGCCATCTGCTGGAGGCGATGCAGCGGTTCGCCGCCCTCACCGGCCGCCACTACCGCCCCTACGACTACGCCGGCCCCGCCGATGCCGAGCGGGTGCTGGTGCTGATGGGCTCGGGGGCCGAAACCGCCCTGGAGGCCAGCGAGGCCCTGCAGGCCCGCGGCGAGCGGGTGGGGGTGCTGAAGCTGCGTTTGTTCCGGCCCTTCGCGGCCCGCTGGCTGGTGGAGGCCCTGCCCGCCAGCACCCGGGCGATCGCGGTGCTGGATCGCTGCAAGGAGCCCGGCGCTCCGGGCGAACCGCTCTACCTCGATGTGCTCGCCGCCGTCAGTGAGGAGTGGCGCCAGGTGCATGGCCCCCAGCCGCAGCCGCTGCTGCTGGGGGGCCGCTACGGCCTCTCCTCCAAGGAGTTCACGCCGGCGATGGTGAAGGCCGTGTTCGATCACCTCCAGGCGGCACTCGCCGGCTCAGGCGATGGTGCCCGTCCCCTCAATCACTTCAGCGTGGGCATCCACGACGACGTGACCCGGCGCTCCCTGGCCCTCGATCAGGCCTTCGTCACCGAGCGTCCCCGGGCCCAGAGTGGCCAGGTGCGGGCTGTGTTCTACGGCCTCGGCTCGGATGGCACCGTGGGCGCCAACAAGGCCGCCATCAAGATCATCGGCGAGGGCACCGATCTGCACGCCCAGGGCTACTTCGTCTACGACTCCAAGAAGGCCGGCTCGGTCACGGTGTCGCACCTGCGCTTCGGGCCGCAGCCGATCCGCTCCACCTACCTGATCCAGCGGCCCACCTTCGTGGCCTGCCACCAGTGGGACTTCCTGCGCCGTTTCGATCTGCTGGCGGGCATCGAGCCCGGCGCGGTGCTGTTGCTGAACAGCCCGTTCGAGAGCGCCGAAACCTGGATCCGGCTGCCCGAGCCCGTGCGGCAGCAGATCAGGCAAGCCGGCCTGCAGGTGCATCAGATCAACGCCGAGCGGGTGGCGCGCCAGGCCGGCATGGGGCCCCACATCAACACCGTGATGCAGGCCTGTTTCTTCGCCCTCAGTGGCGTGCTGCCCCGGCAGGAGGCGATCGCCCGCATCCGCGCCTCGATCCACCACAACTACGGCCGCAAGGGCGAGGCGGTGGTGGCGATGAACCTGGCGGCCCTCGATGCCAGCCTCGACCACCTGGAGCCCCTCGACTGGCGCCAGCACGACGCCCAGGCTGCCGCAGGCAGCAGCGACCCCCAGGCTGCCCCGCCTGATCCGGCCACCCTGCCGGGCACCGGCGAGCGCCTGGCCGGCGCGCCGGCCTTCGTGCGGCAGGTGATCGGGCCGATGCTGGAGCGCCGTGGGGACGAGCTGCCGGTGAGCGCCCTGCCCTGCGATGGCACCTGGCCTGTGGGCACGGCCCAGTGGGAGAAGCGCAACATCGCCACGGCCGTGCCGGTGTGGGAGAGCGACCTCTGCGTGCAGTGCGGCAAGTGCGTGCTGGTGTGTCCCCACGGGGTGATCCGCGCCAAGCTGGCGGCGCCTGAGGCCTTCGCGGCGGCGCCTGAGGGCTTTCGCACCGCCCCCTGCCGGGACCGGGCGTTCGCCGGCCAGACCTTCACACTGCAGGTGGCCGTTGAAGACTGCACCGGCTGCTCCCTGTGCGTGGAGGTCTGCCCGGTGCGCGATCGCAGCCAGCCGAAGCGCAAGGCGATCAACATGGTCCCCCGGCGTGCCGAGCTGCCGGCCGCCCGCGGCCACTGGGACTTCTTCCTGCAGTTGCCCCATCCGCCCCGGGAGCTGCTGGATCCGCACCGCGTCGCCCACCAGCAATGGCTGGAGCCCCTGTTCGCCTTCTCGGGCGCCTGCGCCGGCTGCGGCGAAACCCCCTACCTGAAGCTGGCCAGCCAGCTGTTCGGCGATCGCATGCTGGTGGCCAATGCCACCGGTTGCAGTTCCATCTACGGCGGCAACCTGCCCACCACCCCCTGGAGCGCCAATGCCGAGGGCCGTGGCCCCGCCTGGAGCAACTCCCTGTTTGAAGACAACGCCGAGTTCGGCTACGGCATGCGCGTGGCCCTGGATCAGCAGCGCGCCATGGCCCTGGAGCTGCTGGCTCAGCTGGCGCCGTTGCTGCCGCCCAGGCTGGTGGAGGCGACCCGGGCCCACGCCGGCGGCGCCCCAGCCGACCAGGCCGGCGAGGCCGCGATCCTGGAGCAGCGCCAGCGGGTGGCGGAGTTGAAGCGCTGCCTGCAGCAGTTGCTCGGCCTCGATGGCGGCCAGGAGCCGGGTGGGCTGAGCGGCTCCGATCGCCCGCTGGCCGAGCGCCTGCTGGATCTGGCCGATGCCCTCACCAAGACCAGCGTCTGGCTGGTGGGCGGCGATGGCTGGGCCTACGACATCGGTTTCGGCGGGCTCGACCACGTGCTGGCCAGCGGCCGCGATCTGAACGTGCTGGTGCTCGACACCGAGGTGTACTCCAACACCGGCGGCCAGGCCTCCAAGGCCACGCCGCTCGGGGCCGTGGCCAAGTTCGCGGCCTCGGGCAAGGCCGCCGCCAAGAAGGATCTGGGCCTGATGGCGATGACCTACGGCCACGTCTACGTGGCCAGCGTGGCGATGGGCGCACGCGACGAGCACACGATCCGGGCCTTCCTGGAGGCCGAGAGCTATCCGGGCCCGTCCCTGATCCTGGCCTACTCCCACTGCATCGCCCACGGCATCCCCATGGCCCGCGGCATGGACCACCAGAAGCTGGCGGTGGACTCGGGCCGCTGGCTCCTCTACCGCCACGATCCCCGCCGCGCCGAGCGGGGCGAGAACCCGCTGCAGCTCGATAGCCCAGCGCCGCAGCGCTCTCTGCGGGAGGCCATGGCCGCCGAACAGCGCTTCGAGGTGCTTCGCTACAGCCAGCCGGAGCGGGCCCGCGAGCTGTTGAACCAGGCCGAGGCCGAGCGGGCGAGCCGCTGGGCCCGCTACCGCGCCCTGGCCCAGCCCTGGAGCCGCCAGAGCGGCCCGCCTCAGCCATGA
- a CDS encoding dihydroorotate dehydrogenase-like protein yields MSGPDLATTYLGLPLRTPLVVGAAGPLSESVEALQELERCGAAAIVLHSLFEEQIEREQLALHHLGQQGAESYGEAISYLPEPALQHGGADAYLRLIEQARRRLTIPVIASLNGRSPGRWVESARRIEAAGAAALELNIYAIPTDPELSSAAIEAQVEEIVREVRAEVALPLAVKLGPFFSNFGAMARRLEHSGAQGLVLFNRFYQPDIDIESMTVRPNLLLSTPHDLRLPLRWIALLHGRVGLDLIGSGGVHRGTDVVRLLMAGAAAIQVVAALLRHGPGRLQGLEDELATWMRDHEVASVAALIGCMSQAHCPNPEEYERAQYMQAIHSYSPAGAATARGPW; encoded by the coding sequence ATGAGCGGGCCCGACCTCGCCACCACCTACCTCGGCCTGCCGCTGCGCACGCCCCTGGTGGTGGGTGCTGCCGGTCCGCTGAGCGAGAGCGTGGAGGCGCTGCAGGAGCTGGAGCGCTGCGGTGCGGCGGCCATCGTGCTGCACTCGCTGTTCGAGGAGCAGATCGAGCGGGAGCAGCTGGCCCTGCACCACCTGGGCCAGCAGGGCGCCGAAAGCTACGGCGAGGCCATCAGTTACCTGCCGGAACCAGCGCTGCAGCACGGCGGGGCCGACGCCTACCTGCGCCTGATCGAGCAGGCCCGCCGCCGCCTGACGATCCCGGTGATCGCCAGCCTCAACGGCCGCAGTCCGGGCCGCTGGGTGGAGAGCGCCCGCCGCATCGAGGCGGCCGGCGCCGCGGCCCTGGAGCTGAACATCTACGCCATTCCCACCGATCCGGAGCTCTCCAGCGCCGCGATCGAAGCCCAGGTGGAGGAGATCGTGCGGGAGGTGCGCGCCGAGGTGGCCCTGCCGCTGGCCGTGAAGCTGGGGCCGTTCTTCAGCAACTTCGGAGCGATGGCCCGGCGCCTGGAGCACTCGGGTGCCCAGGGGCTGGTGCTGTTCAACCGCTTCTACCAGCCCGACATCGACATCGAGTCGATGACCGTGCGGCCCAACCTGCTGCTCAGCACCCCCCACGACCTGCGCCTGCCGCTGCGCTGGATCGCCCTGCTGCACGGCCGCGTGGGCCTGGACCTGATCGGCAGCGGTGGCGTCCACCGCGGCACCGATGTGGTGCGTCTGCTGATGGCCGGTGCCGCCGCCATCCAGGTGGTGGCGGCCCTGCTGCGCCATGGCCCCGGACGCCTGCAGGGGCTGGAGGATGAACTCGCCACCTGGATGCGCGACCACGAGGTGGCGAGCGTGGCCGCCCTGATCGGCTGCATGAGTCAGGCCCACTGCCCCAATCCCGAGGAGTACGAGCGCGCCCAGTACATGCAGGCCATCCACAGCTACAGCCCGGCCGGCGCGGCCACGGCCCGGGGGCCCTGGTGA
- the hypD gene encoding hydrogenase formation protein HypD produces MEVCGGQTHAIVRWGLDQLLPDGLRLIHGPGCPVCVTPAASINQALALARRPEVILCAYGDMLRVPGSEPGDDLLRVRAAGGDVRLLTSPLQAIALAQSHPAHQVVFLAVGFETTAPATALLAQQTARLGLANLSLLMAHVRVVPAMAAILAAPGNQVQGFLAAGHVSTVMGLEELHPLVERHQVPVVVSGFEPEELLRGVLGCVELLEAGRPAVLNAYPQVVREQGNPGARALLQQVFQVVDQPWRGLGVIAAGGLALRPELAWLDARGRFDLAEQGRAEGAGAQECIAAQVLQGRALPSDCAAFGSRCRPEHPLGAPMVSSEGACAAYHRYRAVPCRS; encoded by the coding sequence ATGGAGGTGTGCGGCGGCCAGACCCACGCCATCGTGCGCTGGGGCCTCGACCAGCTGCTGCCGGATGGGCTGCGGCTGATCCACGGGCCGGGCTGTCCGGTGTGCGTCACCCCCGCCGCCAGCATCAACCAGGCCCTGGCTCTGGCCCGTCGCCCGGAGGTGATCCTCTGCGCCTATGGCGACATGCTGCGGGTGCCGGGCAGCGAGCCGGGCGACGACCTGCTGCGGGTGCGGGCCGCAGGGGGGGACGTGCGCCTGCTCACCTCGCCCCTGCAGGCGATCGCCCTGGCCCAGAGCCACCCCGCCCACCAGGTGGTGTTCCTGGCCGTGGGCTTCGAGACCACCGCTCCGGCCACGGCGCTGCTGGCTCAGCAGACGGCCCGGTTGGGCCTGGCCAACCTGTCGCTGTTGATGGCCCACGTGCGGGTGGTACCGGCCATGGCGGCGATCCTGGCGGCGCCCGGCAACCAGGTGCAGGGCTTTCTGGCGGCCGGCCATGTGAGCACGGTGATGGGCCTGGAGGAACTCCACCCCCTGGTGGAGCGGCATCAGGTGCCCGTGGTGGTGAGCGGCTTCGAGCCCGAGGAGCTGCTGCGCGGCGTGCTGGGCTGTGTGGAGCTGCTGGAGGCCGGCAGGCCCGCCGTGCTGAACGCCTACCCGCAGGTGGTGCGCGAGCAGGGCAACCCCGGGGCCCGGGCCCTGCTGCAGCAGGTGTTCCAGGTGGTGGATCAGCCCTGGCGGGGGCTGGGCGTGATCGCGGCCGGGGGGCTGGCCCTGCGGCCCGAGCTGGCCTGGCTCGATGCCCGCGGACGCTTCGATCTGGCGGAGCAGGGCCGGGCCGAGGGGGCGGGAGCCCAGGAGTGCATTGCCGCCCAGGTGCTGCAGGGGCGGGCGCTGCCCAGCGACTGCGCCGCCTTCGGCAGCCGCTGCCGGCCCGAACACCCGCTGGGGGCGCCGATGGTGTCGAGCGAGGGGGCCTGCGCGGCCTACCACCGCTACCGGGCGGTTCCATGCAGGAGCTGA
- a CDS encoding galactose mutarotase, translating to MALTRHTEPYPHWEFTDGSSAEVLQVVPERGGLVTGWRSLGRDWLYFDTERFTDPSCSVRGGIPVLFPICGGLPGDAVRLPQGLVQLSQHGFARDRPWQLAERADGQGVSLSLEHDTITLEAFPFRFRLQLDYRLAPGLLEITARVENQSSSPMPFSLGLHPYWAVTSLADVRLEGLPQQGFDHLSMAEAPTAAALAQLEQGVDLLVRPSGPVSLVDGATGCRVSLEPQAPWDLAVIWSDPPRPMLCLEPWTGPRLSLISGDRLLHVPPADGLSLQCRYVVALS from the coding sequence TTGGCTCTCACGCGGCACACGGAGCCCTACCCCCACTGGGAGTTCACGGATGGCTCCAGCGCCGAGGTGCTGCAGGTGGTGCCTGAGCGCGGCGGACTGGTCACCGGCTGGCGCAGCCTGGGCCGTGACTGGCTCTATTTCGACACCGAGCGCTTCACCGATCCATCCTGTTCGGTGCGCGGCGGCATCCCGGTGCTGTTTCCGATCTGTGGCGGGCTGCCGGGCGATGCGGTTCGCCTGCCCCAGGGACTGGTGCAGCTGAGCCAGCACGGCTTTGCCCGCGACCGGCCCTGGCAGCTGGCTGAACGTGCCGATGGCCAGGGGGTGAGCCTCAGCCTGGAACACGACACCATCACCCTGGAGGCCTTCCCCTTCCGGTTCCGGCTGCAGCTCGACTACCGCCTCGCCCCCGGGCTGCTTGAGATCACGGCCAGGGTGGAGAACCAGAGCAGCTCACCGATGCCGTTCAGCCTCGGGCTGCATCCCTACTGGGCTGTCACCAGCCTCGCGGATGTTCGTCTGGAAGGCCTGCCCCAGCAGGGTTTTGACCACCTCAGCATGGCGGAGGCGCCCACCGCCGCGGCCCTGGCCCAGCTGGAGCAGGGGGTGGATCTGCTGGTGCGGCCCAGCGGGCCGGTGAGCCTGGTGGACGGGGCCACAGGCTGCAGGGTGAGCCTGGAGCCCCAGGCGCCCTGGGATCTGGCCGTGATCTGGAGCGATCCGCCCCGGCCGATGCTGTGCCTGGAGCCCTGGACGGGCCCACGCCTGTCCCTGATCAGCGGCGATCGGCTGCTGCACGTGCCCCCAGCCGATGGCCTCAGCCTGCAGTGCCGCTATGTGGTGGCGTTGTCCTGA